In the Sediminibacter sp. Hel_I_10 genome, one interval contains:
- a CDS encoding DUF3843 family protein: MKNKIYIKQWLALKPQNYSGSTDLYYLKIANKIKSSLAETEVMMLSRLLDDDKINDLCCFLTCYFEDVVSEVNIWGAFKSEYAKLYDKKLPFFEIDDDYIDEEINLLDVVFLMWYYINALQDHMFISPFNTILFDIAASVMLEFDEEYEFAPENGQLKKCYHFEVSNDDNTFYETRTFIQHAFFEAYLFQPDIKKRLDNSVFKLIEDNKGGDPEMVMGFMRSITEDYAFNQHSKLLALTAKEWSCAILGNSTEESKGVSTLSKKIQGLFLFKKQDEASVYLEHIASGLPFEMTKKSFDHANELSKDDIIYIGLVNYKNEWWFSGNYIKKGFDADLILDERNSTTSRAEVNFLSDKKEVKNVLELQKQAFIKFNDNELIAFITSTEVENFVNNYMSFYNDSLQLSDVEISEANKRTRADGYFGNKSVFEKFDKDKEAMIVFFNENQGIEFYVDVIGAFPGKNNPFFEKEIKEDVQHILMSDNCSTEFANYLVDNYKDRLEYFETEPYKSYLNDLDFLLRFWKHGNYHTESNVVMTGGY; this comes from the coding sequence GTGAAAAATAAAATTTATATAAAACAATGGTTGGCATTAAAACCACAGAATTATAGTGGCAGTACAGACCTTTACTATCTCAAGATCGCCAACAAAATTAAATCGTCATTGGCCGAAACGGAAGTAATGATGTTATCAAGATTATTAGACGATGATAAGATCAATGACTTATGTTGCTTTTTGACATGCTACTTTGAAGATGTCGTTTCCGAAGTAAATATTTGGGGAGCATTTAAATCTGAATACGCCAAACTATATGATAAAAAGCTTCCATTTTTTGAGATAGATGATGATTATATTGATGAAGAAATCAATTTATTAGATGTGGTTTTTCTCATGTGGTATTATATCAATGCGCTACAGGATCATATGTTTATCAGTCCATTTAATACCATTTTATTTGACATTGCGGCGTCAGTTATGCTGGAGTTTGATGAAGAATATGAATTTGCCCCAGAAAATGGACAACTTAAAAAATGCTATCATTTTGAAGTTAGCAATGATGACAATACGTTTTATGAGACCCGTACCTTTATACAACACGCTTTTTTTGAAGCTTATTTGTTTCAGCCTGATATTAAAAAACGCTTGGATAACTCTGTGTTTAAACTGATAGAAGACAACAAAGGGGGAGATCCAGAGATGGTTATGGGATTTATGAGATCGATTACTGAAGATTATGCTTTTAATCAACATAGTAAACTATTGGCTTTAACGGCTAAAGAATGGTCATGCGCCATTTTAGGAAATTCGACTGAGGAATCGAAGGGTGTTTCTACTTTATCGAAAAAAATTCAAGGTTTGTTCCTGTTTAAGAAACAAGACGAAGCATCGGTCTATTTAGAACATATTGCATCAGGATTACCATTTGAAATGACCAAAAAATCCTTTGATCATGCCAATGAGTTGTCGAAGGATGATATTATTTATATTGGTTTGGTGAATTATAAAAATGAGTGGTGGTTTTCAGGAAATTATATCAAGAAAGGATTTGATGCTGATTTAATATTAGATGAAAGGAATTCTACAACATCAAGAGCTGAGGTCAATTTTTTATCTGATAAAAAAGAGGTTAAGAATGTCTTAGAGCTTCAAAAACAGGCGTTTATAAAATTTAATGACAATGAATTGATTGCGTTTATTACCAGCACAGAAGTAGAAAATTTCGTAAATAATTATATGTCATTTTATAACGACTCCTTACAATTATCTGATGTTGAAATTTCCGAAGCAAATAAAAGAACAAGAGCAGATGGTTATTTTGGCAACAAAAGTGTTTTTGAGAAGTTTGACAAAGACAAAGAAGCTATGATTGTCTTCTTTAATGAAAATCAAGGTATAGAGTTTTACGTAGATGTTATTGGCGCATTTCCAGGTAAGAATAATCCCTTTTTCGAAAAAGAAATAAAAGAAGATGTGCAGCACATTTTAATGAGCGATAATTGCTCAACGGAGTTTGCCAATTATTTGGTAGATAATTACAAGGATAGACTCGAGTACTTTGAGACTGAGCCTTACAAAAGTTATCTAAACGATTTAGATTTTCTTTTAAGGTTCTGGAAACATGGTAATTACCATACTGAGAGTAATGTCGTGATGACTGGAGGTTATTGA
- a CDS encoding metal ABC transporter permease, with product MDIKDYIQLVFSDYTLRTITLGTAILGAVTGMLGSFAVLRKQSLLGDAISHAALPGIAIAFLITGAKDSNTLLLGALVSGLIGTFWIRGIITKTHLKSDTALGLILSLFFGFGMLLLTFIQKQPNANQAGLDKYLFGQAATLVESDVWLMATVTGLCLVVLLLFWKEFKILLFDKDYAKTLGFNTKAIDVLITTFIVLAIVLGLQTVGVVLMSAMLLAPAAAARQWTNSLSTMVLLAAIFGAFSGVFGTAISASQNNLSTGPVIVLVAAVFVLVSFIFSPSRGLLFKQIRFLKNRRDLELHKTLAFMYHIAETHDDVGHPHEIRILNNFQGFARRSLKQLEEKAYINLQGSTWSLTEKGFQKAANLYNQQSKADE from the coding sequence ATGGATATAAAAGACTACATACAACTCGTTTTTAGTGATTACACTCTACGCACCATTACCCTTGGTACCGCCATTCTTGGCGCAGTCACGGGCATGTTGGGGAGTTTCGCCGTATTGCGAAAACAGAGTTTATTGGGAGATGCCATTTCACATGCCGCATTACCAGGCATTGCCATTGCCTTTTTAATCACGGGGGCAAAAGATAGCAATACCTTGTTGCTCGGCGCGTTGGTGAGTGGGTTGATTGGGACGTTTTGGATTCGTGGCATTATCACCAAGACCCATTTAAAGTCAGATACGGCCTTGGGGTTGATTCTGTCTTTGTTTTTTGGCTTCGGAATGCTCCTGCTCACATTCATACAAAAACAGCCTAATGCCAATCAAGCAGGACTGGACAAGTATTTGTTTGGACAAGCTGCCACTTTGGTAGAAAGTGACGTTTGGTTAATGGCCACTGTCACTGGGTTGTGCTTGGTAGTATTGCTTTTATTTTGGAAGGAATTCAAGATTTTACTCTTTGATAAAGATTATGCCAAAACCTTGGGCTTTAATACCAAAGCGATTGATGTGTTGATTACCACTTTTATTGTTCTAGCCATTGTTTTGGGTTTACAGACTGTTGGCGTGGTATTGATGAGTGCCATGCTTTTGGCACCAGCAGCAGCAGCAAGGCAATGGACCAACAGCTTGTCAACCATGGTGCTTTTGGCTGCCATTTTTGGGGCATTCTCAGGGGTTTTTGGCACAGCTATTAGCGCTAGTCAAAACAACCTGTCTACAGGACCGGTGATTGTGCTGGTGGCAGCGGTATTTGTGTTGGTGTCATTTATTTTTTCACCCAGTCGCGGATTGCTCTTTAAGCAAATACGGTTTTTAAAGAACAGACGTGATTTAGAACTGCATAAAACCCTGGCCTTTATGTACCACATTGCCGAAACTCACGATGATGTAGGCCATCCGCACGAAATTAGGATCTTAAATAACTTTCAGGGATTTGCCCGAAGATCTCTCAAACAATTAGAGGAGAAGGCTTATATCAATCTACAGGGATCGACCTGGAGTCTTACGGAAAAAGGCTTCCAAAAAGCAGCCAACTTATACAACCAACAATCTAAGGCCGATGAATAG
- a CDS encoding metal ABC transporter permease, translating to MNSAQIEIQLIASLVAIACAIPGTFLVLRKMAMISDAISHSILPGIVIGFFITQDLNSPWLILLAAFTGVITVVLVEYIQKTGLVKEDTAIGLVFPVLFSIGVILIAKNANDVHLDIDAVLLGELAFAPFDRLLISGTDVGPKSLWIIGSILLITLALLFAFFKELKLSTFDKGLAASLGFSPVIIHYGLMTVASVTTVGAFDAVGAILVVALMIAPAAAAYLLTTDLRKMLLLSVVFGVFSAISGYWVAHVLDASIAGSISTMLGLLFLMVYLFAPSKGVIAVLYREKQQRTEVSLLTFLLHLKNHEDENERHVNHLREHINWQKVRAKTVLNLALKNNMIVIDQNIVSLTPKGDEFTTQAIDYIMTNEDAQIEDMKDDFFLFRG from the coding sequence ATGAATAGCGCACAAATTGAAATACAGTTGATTGCGAGTTTGGTGGCCATCGCTTGTGCCATTCCTGGAACCTTTTTAGTGCTGCGTAAAATGGCCATGATCAGTGATGCCATTAGTCATTCCATTTTACCAGGTATTGTGATTGGATTTTTTATCACCCAAGATTTAAATTCGCCATGGCTTATTTTACTAGCGGCATTCACTGGTGTGATTACCGTGGTGTTGGTGGAGTATATTCAAAAAACAGGCTTGGTTAAAGAAGATACGGCCATTGGATTGGTCTTTCCTGTGCTCTTTAGCATTGGGGTTATTCTTATTGCTAAAAATGCCAATGATGTGCATTTAGACATTGATGCCGTGTTGTTGGGCGAATTGGCCTTTGCCCCTTTTGACCGTTTGTTGATTTCTGGTACAGATGTGGGACCAAAATCCTTATGGATCATTGGCAGCATTCTGTTGATTACCCTGGCTTTATTGTTCGCCTTTTTTAAGGAATTGAAGTTGAGCACCTTTGATAAAGGCTTGGCGGCCTCATTGGGTTTTTCTCCAGTAATCATTCATTACGGATTAATGACGGTAGCCTCTGTTACCACCGTTGGGGCTTTTGATGCCGTAGGTGCCATTTTGGTGGTTGCTTTAATGATTGCACCTGCCGCCGCGGCTTACCTATTGACTACCGACTTACGTAAAATGCTCCTGCTCTCTGTTGTTTTTGGAGTGTTTAGTGCCATCTCTGGCTATTGGGTAGCCCATGTGTTAGATGCCTCAATTGCGGGTTCTATTAGCACCATGCTGGGCTTACTCTTTTTAATGGTCTATCTGTTTGCGCCTAGTAAAGGCGTGATTGCGGTACTGTATCGCGAAAAACAACAACGTACCGAAGTCTCCTTATTGACCTTTTTACTGCATCTTAAAAATCATGAAGACGAGAACGAACGTCATGTCAACCACCTACGAGAGCACATCAATTGGCAAAAGGTACGCGCCAAGACCGTCTTAAATTTGGCGCTTAAAAACAACATGATTGTCATTGACCAAAATATTGTGTCATTGACCCCAAAGGGAGATGAATTTACGACTCAGGCCATTGATTATATCATGACCAATGAAGATGCTCAAATTGAAGATATGAAAGATGACTTCTTTCTGTTTCGGGGTTAA
- a CDS encoding restriction endonuclease: MKLDGKSLERATELIETHILNHIQKSEIGEIKVENNKIIFFDGVRNEIDVHITIDLKIGTTLIYIFECKNYSSKKVDKNDIIIFEEKIKLFNAQKGYFVAKKYTKDSVNRASQNEKIKLLELDNENSRIFDKDYFIQIQSAYIENCNINIEVFPAIPFEKEFEFLPIEIPDRKSLSVHDLVLEKLQLGEVRATKYRTLEDLRNQIEINTEFEKVETLHRDSENWQFMITVNRPVLNKIEYIEIRFKVNVDYVFEIPQIIFEYNIKEKGHYAKIRIRGLFKNQYSTMEVTKNELTNEIHFHNIETEQR; this comes from the coding sequence ATGAAGTTAGATGGAAAATCACTCGAAAGAGCGACCGAATTAATAGAAACACATATTTTAAACCATATACAAAAAAGTGAAATTGGTGAAATCAAAGTTGAGAACAATAAAATTATTTTTTTCGATGGAGTACGAAATGAAATTGATGTTCATATAACAATTGATTTAAAAATAGGAACAACTCTCATTTATATATTTGAATGTAAAAATTATTCATCAAAAAAAGTAGACAAAAATGACATAATAATCTTTGAAGAAAAAATAAAATTATTTAACGCTCAAAAAGGTTATTTCGTAGCAAAAAAATACACAAAAGATTCTGTTAATAGAGCATCCCAAAATGAGAAGATTAAACTATTAGAATTAGATAATGAGAATAGTAGAATTTTTGACAAGGATTATTTCATTCAAATCCAAAGCGCCTACATTGAAAACTGTAATATTAATATTGAAGTATTTCCAGCAATTCCATTTGAAAAAGAATTTGAATTTCTACCTATTGAAATACCTGACAGAAAATCTCTTTCTGTACACGATTTAGTTTTGGAAAAGCTTCAATTAGGTGAGGTAAGAGCTACCAAATATAGAACATTAGAAGATTTACGAAATCAAATCGAAATAAATACAGAATTTGAGAAAGTTGAAACGCTTCATAGAGATAGTGAAAATTGGCAATTTATGATAACGGTGAACAGACCTGTTTTAAACAAAATAGAATATATTGAAATTAGATTCAAAGTTAATGTAGATTATGTTTTTGAAATTCCTCAAATAATATTTGAATATAATATAAAAGAAAAAGGTCATTATGCTAAAATAAGAATACGTGGACTTTTTAAAAATCAATATTCTACTATGGAAGTAACAAAAAATGAATTAACTAATGAAATTCATTTCCATAATATTGAGACAGAACAACGTTAG
- a CDS encoding IS110 family transposase, whose protein sequence is MNKDIKYFGIDISALVFDVTDSDGNYYQFRNNGLGFEKFTKLLNNTSHCVMEATGYYHYQLAYHLLESGIKVSVENPLSVKRFIQMGLSKIKTDKSDSKLICSYAEQVDLKLWKGNSKNEIECLQINRALSVYTKQSTMLKNKLHGESVLGNPSKVVLTSLKRSLRQLQREIKLLEDKLLVLVKEVHQDLLTRLKTIPGIGPKTAITLVVLTGGFDRFTSAGELCSYAGLTPVIRQSGSSVKGRPRISKIGNQKLRNLLFMCSFNACQYNKACRDLYERIVAKGKSKKLALIAVCNKLLKQAFAIAKSGLIFDQEYKSKLVRN, encoded by the coding sequence ATGAATAAAGATATTAAATATTTTGGTATTGACATTAGTGCGTTAGTATTCGATGTTACAGATTCTGATGGTAATTATTATCAGTTTAGAAACAATGGATTGGGCTTTGAGAAGTTTACAAAACTCTTAAATAACACTAGTCATTGTGTAATGGAAGCTACGGGTTATTATCATTATCAGTTAGCGTACCATTTATTAGAATCAGGTATAAAAGTATCTGTAGAGAATCCATTATCTGTTAAACGTTTTATTCAGATGGGCTTATCAAAAATTAAGACCGACAAGAGCGATTCAAAACTTATTTGTTCTTATGCAGAGCAGGTGGACTTAAAGCTTTGGAAAGGCAACTCTAAGAATGAAATAGAATGTCTTCAAATCAATAGAGCTCTTTCTGTTTATACAAAACAGAGCACTATGCTTAAAAACAAATTACATGGTGAGTCTGTATTGGGCAATCCTAGTAAGGTCGTGTTGACGTCTTTAAAACGTAGTTTAAGACAGCTCCAGAGAGAGATAAAACTATTAGAGGACAAGTTATTAGTTTTGGTAAAAGAGGTTCATCAAGATTTGTTAACGCGATTAAAAACCATACCTGGTATAGGTCCTAAAACAGCCATTACGCTAGTGGTTTTAACAGGTGGATTTGATCGTTTTACAAGTGCAGGTGAGTTATGCAGTTACGCAGGTTTAACGCCAGTGATACGGCAAAGTGGAAGCAGTGTAAAAGGGAGGCCACGAATAAGTAAAATAGGAAACCAGAAACTTAGAAATTTATTATTTATGTGCAGTTTTAACGCTTGTCAATACAATAAAGCTTGTCGTGATTTATATGAGCGAATCGTCGCTAAGGGAAAGAGCAAAAAACTTGCGCTAATAGCGGTATGCAATAAGCTGTTGAAACAAGCATTTGCTATAGCTAAATCAGGTTTGATATTTGATCAAGAATATAAGAGTAAGCTAGTGAGAAATTAA
- a CDS encoding TlpA disulfide reductase family protein — protein sequence MKFELTIYFFLFITLLFSCKEEHNTIESKVEKPDKIVLISINAPAKYTHFIKQDSVGKKIKDSLGPKAFWNNNGFTYLDYMKNEQTWLPKPNVHDTIVIECYSEYLELSTNNFFTSIKETFLVKNGDTVVFKYNHDIPKAEITNRTVNDIELNYNNYRLKKLFNNKYTSHYLVFGNLFLNDDFKNHEQNSIIYYNKAKSDFVRETQLLDSLLRSNSITETNYNYRKDALIMLMEKHKKLKTIKKWLEQNKSLRDKETIEQLFSFDLDKTDSLMKFSFFRDYLNNISEYGLEFIEENNGSSGGFYIDSRIRFDSILKDKRFNQVAKNYLLFNAYDGIGENFRIRDKEKYFKKLQENTTDREQLDKLQKDYKLDFSKSDKLILTNLKNDTITFSNVLKNNKGKWLYVDFWASWCKPCRETMPESNKLKKELKNENIEFIYLALNDRKENWEKAIKTDSLTKSQNYFIENGNVSKVVEDLGIKTIPHFLIYNPNGELINGFANRPGKGAYDQLRKLITENKASG from the coding sequence ATGAAATTCGAACTAACAATCTACTTTTTTCTATTCATAACATTATTATTTTCCTGTAAGGAAGAACACAACACTATAGAATCCAAAGTTGAAAAGCCAGATAAAATTGTTCTGATTTCAATAAATGCACCAGCAAAATATACTCATTTCATAAAACAGGACAGCGTAGGAAAAAAAATTAAGGATAGTTTAGGGCCTAAAGCATTTTGGAATAATAATGGTTTTACATATTTGGATTATATGAAAAATGAACAAACTTGGTTGCCCAAGCCAAATGTTCATGACACTATTGTAATTGAATGTTATTCAGAATATTTAGAATTATCTACAAACAACTTTTTCACCTCTATAAAAGAAACATTTTTAGTAAAAAACGGCGACACTGTTGTTTTTAAATATAACCATGATATTCCCAAAGCAGAGATAACAAATAGAACTGTAAATGATATAGAACTAAATTATAATAATTACAGACTTAAAAAATTATTCAACAACAAGTACACAAGTCATTATTTAGTTTTTGGAAATCTTTTTCTAAACGACGACTTTAAAAATCACGAACAAAATTCAATTATTTACTATAATAAAGCAAAGAGTGATTTTGTTCGAGAAACACAATTATTAGATTCTTTATTAAGATCAAACAGCATTACAGAGACAAATTACAACTACCGAAAAGATGCTTTGATTATGTTAATGGAAAAGCATAAAAAACTCAAGACTATTAAAAAGTGGTTAGAACAAAACAAATCTTTAAGAGATAAAGAAACCATTGAACAACTTTTCAGTTTTGATTTAGATAAAACAGACTCTTTAATGAAATTTTCATTTTTTAGAGATTATTTAAACAATATTTCAGAATACGGTTTGGAATTTATAGAGGAAAACAATGGAAGTTCAGGGGGATTTTACATAGATTCAAGAATTCGTTTTGACTCTATTTTGAAAGATAAACGATTTAATCAAGTTGCTAAAAATTATCTACTTTTCAATGCCTATGACGGAATTGGTGAAAATTTCAGAATCAGAGACAAAGAAAAATATTTTAAAAAACTACAGGAGAACACGACAGACAGAGAGCAACTCGACAAATTGCAGAAAGACTATAAATTAGATTTCAGCAAGTCTGACAAACTGATTTTAACCAACTTGAAAAATGATACAATTACTTTTTCTAATGTTTTGAAAAACAACAAAGGAAAATGGCTTTATGTTGATTTTTGGGCGAGTTGGTGCAAACCTTGTCGAGAGACAATGCCAGAATCTAACAAGCTCAAAAAGGAATTAAAAAATGAAAATATTGAGTTTATATACTTGGCTCTAAATGATAGAAAAGAAAATTGGGAAAAGGCAATAAAAACCGATAGTCTTACAAAAAGTCAAAACTATTTTATAGAAAACGGAAATGTTTCTAAAGTTGTTGAAGATTTAGGAATTAAAACAATACCTCATTTTTTAATTTATAATCCAAATGGAGAATTAATAAATGGCTTTGCAAATCGACCAGGAAAAGGAGCATATGACCAATTGAGAAAATTAATCACGGAAAATAAAGCCAGTGGCTAA
- a CDS encoding type II secretion system protein GspG, translated as MTEFLASLLAEFGLIYEDVKHRKRIQQKEKEDGRKRPLQLILLQPSVIILIVVFVLVSLVVFLFYVYQSRYIFPEKTRAEMIEMSARLENWHENTGHYPSNLNELIGNSPVRQEWRKDAWKRPYKYIINHNGQGFEITSSGADGTFGTKDDIKSK; from the coding sequence ATGACAGAATTTTTAGCATCGCTTTTAGCAGAATTTGGTTTGATTTATGAAGATGTGAAACATCGCAAGCGCATCCAGCAAAAGGAGAAGGAAGATGGTAGAAAAAGACCGTTGCAGTTGATTTTATTACAACCGAGCGTCATTATATTAATTGTTGTTTTTGTGCTCGTAAGTTTGGTTGTATTCCTATTTTACGTTTACCAAAGCCGTTATATATTTCCTGAAAAGACCCGTGCAGAAATGATAGAAATGAGTGCAAGACTTGAAAATTGGCATGAAAACACAGGTCATTATCCCAGTAATTTAAATGAACTTATAGGAAATAGCCCTGTGAGACAAGAATGGCGTAAAGACGCTTGGAAACGACCTTATAAGTATATCATAAACCATAACGGACAAGGGTTTGAAATTACGTCTTCTGGTGCTGACGGTACATTTGGAACAAAAGATGATATTAAATCAAAATAG
- a CDS encoding aldose 1-epimerase family protein: MLHTIENDHLICSISSNGAEIRSLKHKSTGTEYIWQIDNEVWGSSAPVLFPAIGKIKDDKVLHKGKAYLMPKHGIIRYNDALHFEQQSASQCTFTLVSSEETLAQYPYTFLFTVAFELTEQRLLMTYHIENKDSEPMPFACGGHTAYACPLDQHTALSDYVIEFPKSIDLKADTLGASGLLSHHKSDIESKNGVLPLSNTLFNDDALIFSNIDYNWVRLRKKEDKKGVVVRFKDYPHLALWSKPAADYVCIEPWLGLPDKEDESIEMTQKTTLKTIAPHSSFSIAIETEIE; this comes from the coding sequence ATGTTACACACTATAGAAAACGATCATCTCATTTGTAGCATTAGCTCTAATGGTGCAGAGATTCGCTCTTTAAAACACAAGAGCACAGGAACAGAATACATTTGGCAAATAGACAACGAAGTGTGGGGTAGCAGCGCTCCCGTTTTATTCCCGGCCATTGGAAAAATAAAAGACGATAAAGTCCTCCATAAAGGTAAAGCGTATCTCATGCCCAAACATGGTATTATTAGATATAATGATGCGCTGCATTTTGAACAACAAAGCGCATCTCAATGTACCTTTACACTGGTAAGTTCTGAGGAGACCTTGGCACAATATCCCTATACATTTTTGTTTACGGTAGCGTTTGAGCTCACAGAACAGCGACTTCTAATGACCTATCATATAGAGAACAAAGACAGCGAACCGATGCCTTTTGCTTGTGGAGGACACACGGCTTACGCTTGCCCACTTGATCAACATACCGCGCTATCAGATTATGTGATTGAATTTCCTAAAAGCATAGACCTCAAGGCCGACACTCTTGGCGCCTCGGGCTTACTATCACATCATAAAAGTGATATTGAAAGTAAAAATGGCGTACTTCCTTTATCTAACACCTTGTTTAACGACGATGCATTGATTTTTTCAAACATCGATTACAATTGGGTGAGACTCCGCAAAAAGGAAGATAAAAAGGGCGTGGTGGTTCGGTTTAAAGACTATCCGCATTTGGCCTTATGGTCTAAACCTGCTGCCGATTATGTATGTATCGAACCTTGGTTGGGGCTTCCAGATAAAGAGGACGAGTCTATAGAAATGACTCAAAAGACAACTTTAAAAACGATTGCTCCCCATAGCTCATTTTCAATCGCTATAGAAACCGAAATTGAATGA
- a CDS encoding YgcG family protein, translating to MTFKTIIVSLFLAFSVLASQDITAQTIQAETSVPTAPKFPKPIGTVNDFEHVFAPSQIKQLETIIADFEKRTSNEIAIITVNSIAPYDTMAEFATNLSNAWGVGKANQDNGLTIILSRSLREFRISTGEGAEKILTYEICKAIIDNTIFPEFKTGNYYLGILNGLEALIKKWE from the coding sequence ATGACATTCAAAACGATTATCGTTTCTCTTTTTCTTGCCTTTAGTGTTTTGGCAAGTCAAGACATTACCGCTCAAACCATACAGGCAGAGACTTCGGTTCCCACAGCACCAAAATTCCCAAAACCCATTGGTACTGTAAATGATTTTGAGCACGTTTTTGCACCTAGTCAAATAAAACAGTTGGAGACCATTATTGCCGATTTCGAGAAGCGAACTAGCAATGAGATTGCAATCATCACGGTAAATTCAATTGCCCCATATGATACCATGGCAGAATTTGCCACCAATTTATCTAATGCTTGGGGTGTGGGTAAAGCCAATCAAGATAATGGGCTTACCATTATACTCAGTAGGTCGTTGCGAGAATTTCGAATTTCAACAGGCGAGGGTGCCGAAAAGATATTAACCTATGAGATTTGTAAAGCAATTATTGATAATACCATCTTTCCCGAGTTTAAGACCGGAAACTATTATCTCGGTATTTTAAACGGATTAGAAGCTTTAATAAAGAAGTGGGAGTAA
- a CDS encoding TerB family tellurite resistance protein: MSFAKWVGGALGWSFGGPIGAIIGLALGSLIDNATDNGGFLLGDGRPKQPYSRPGTSRSQAQRRPQTQSGDFEVSLLILASVVIKADGKQDQRELDFVRQQFLSMYGKERANHAFKLFKNINKQQIPTRQVCLQIKQMMDHASRLQLLHFLFGIAKADGMVTDSEVSQIFMISGYLGISSRDYDSIKAMFYNSSENAYKILEITKDADVSEIKAAYRKMAKKYHPDRVMHLGKEHQEGAEEKFKQVQLAYEQLQKERGF; this comes from the coding sequence ATGAGTTTTGCAAAATGGGTAGGTGGAGCGCTCGGTTGGTCCTTTGGTGGCCCAATAGGCGCTATTATTGGTTTAGCCTTAGGGAGTTTAATTGATAATGCCACAGATAATGGGGGTTTTTTATTAGGAGATGGGCGACCAAAACAGCCTTATAGCAGGCCAGGTACATCAAGAAGCCAAGCTCAACGGAGACCCCAAACCCAATCTGGAGATTTTGAAGTTAGCCTTTTGATCTTAGCCTCTGTCGTGATCAAGGCCGATGGGAAACAAGACCAGCGCGAACTGGATTTTGTACGCCAACAGTTTTTAAGCATGTACGGAAAAGAGCGGGCCAATCACGCTTTTAAATTGTTTAAAAACATCAATAAACAACAGATCCCAACCCGTCAAGTTTGTTTGCAAATCAAACAGATGATGGATCATGCCTCAAGATTACAATTGCTTCATTTTCTCTTCGGAATTGCAAAAGCAGACGGCATGGTGACCGACAGCGAGGTCTCCCAGATTTTTATGATCTCTGGCTATTTAGGCATTAGCTCTAGAGACTATGACAGCATCAAAGCCATGTTTTATAACAGTAGCGAAAATGCTTATAAAATTTTGGAAATCACAAAAGACGCAGATGTTAGTGAAATTAAGGCCGCGTACCGTAAAATGGCGAAAAAATACCATCCAGACCGTGTGATGCATCTGGGCAAAGAACACCAAGAGGGTGCTGAAGAAAAGTTTAAACAAGTGCAATTGGCATACGAGCAACTGCAAAAGGAGCGTGGGTTTTGA
- a CDS encoding BrxA/BrxB family bacilliredoxin: protein MYPAELVKPMREDLTNVGFNELHTPEDVKSALAKEGTTLVVVNSVCGCAAANARPGARMSLQNTKRPDHLVTVFAGVDKEAVDEARGHMVPFPPSSPSMALFKDGELVHMLERHHIEGRPAELIAENLMDAYNDHC from the coding sequence ATGTACCCAGCAGAATTAGTAAAACCAATGCGCGAGGATTTGACCAATGTCGGTTTTAATGAATTGCACACGCCTGAAGACGTAAAATCTGCGTTAGCAAAAGAAGGAACAACTTTAGTGGTTGTAAATTCAGTTTGTGGTTGTGCTGCAGCCAATGCGCGCCCAGGTGCTAGAATGAGCTTACAAAACACCAAACGTCCAGATCATTTGGTAACCGTATTTGCGGGAGTTGATAAAGAAGCAGTAGACGAGGCTAGAGGGCATATGGTGCCTTTTCCTCCAAGCTCACCAAGTATGGCCTTATTTAAAGACGGAGAATTGGTGCACATGTTAGAGCGTCACCACATTGAAGGTCGCCCAGCAGAGCTTATTGCAGAGAACTTAATGGACGCTTATAACGACCATTGCTAA